A part of Verrucomicrobiia bacterium genomic DNA contains:
- a CDS encoding cytochrome c maturation protein CcmE, giving the protein MKIRYIVALVIIVGFVIYGAVSLKTSLTPYVSFAEAKSSPQTVQVMGELEKSATRYDTTAGLLYFTLKDSHGEMLEVSYKGVRPGNFDQATQIVAIGNYRERVFQADQLLVKCPSKYQGEEVQTYKAEK; this is encoded by the coding sequence GTGAAAATCCGTTATATCGTTGCCCTGGTCATAATCGTGGGGTTCGTGATTTACGGGGCGGTCAGCTTGAAAACCAGCCTCACCCCCTATGTCAGTTTTGCCGAGGCCAAAAGCTCCCCCCAGACCGTGCAGGTGATGGGGGAACTGGAAAAATCCGCCACCCGGTATGATACGACCGCCGGGCTGTTGTACTTCACGTTAAAGGACAGCCACGGGGAGATGCTGGAGGTCTCCTACAAGGGAGTCCGTCCCGGTAACTTCGACCAGGCCACCCAGATTGTGGCCATCGGGAATTATAGGGAAAGAGTATTCCAGGCCGACCAATTGTTGGTCAAATGCCCCTCCAAGTATCAGGGGGAGGAAGTGCAAACCTACAAGGCGGAAAAATGA
- a CDS encoding CcmD family protein — translation MNHNYVVMVVVLLVWAALFFYLLRLEKKVDKLIKEIKKD, via the coding sequence GTGAACCATAACTACGTTGTAATGGTCGTTGTTCTTCTGGTCTGGGCGGCCCTTTTTTTTTACCTCTTGCGGCTGGAAAAAAAAGTCGATAAACTGATAAAGGAAATAAAGAAGGACTGA
- the ccsA gene encoding cytochrome c biogenesis protein CcsA, producing MKNWLLFIWLSAVIVFAFVQPAPQQQIGETSRIIYFHVPCAWLCVLAFFMTALFSVRYLLKKDMTMDAKAALSAQLGLLFCLLATVSGAIWARFAWGAFWNWDPRQTSIFLQLLIYFAYFSLRGSIGETEKRATFSSAYAILAFLTVPFLIFIVPRITPSLHPSDTVIGKEQKFNMGPVVRWIFFSSLAGFTLLYYYLYRLGAKIKVAELNRKGMA from the coding sequence ATGAAAAACTGGTTGCTTTTCATATGGCTCTCGGCGGTCATCGTTTTTGCCTTTGTCCAGCCCGCCCCCCAGCAGCAGATCGGCGAGACCTCCCGTATTATTTATTTCCACGTTCCCTGCGCCTGGCTTTGCGTGTTGGCCTTCTTTATGACCGCCCTTTTCTCGGTGCGCTACTTGCTCAAAAAGGATATGACAATGGATGCCAAAGCCGCCCTTTCGGCGCAACTGGGACTCCTGTTCTGCCTGTTGGCCACCGTCTCCGGCGCCATCTGGGCCCGTTTTGCCTGGGGCGCATTTTGGAACTGGGACCCCCGCCAGACCTCCATATTTTTGCAGCTCTTGATTTACTTCGCTTATTTTTCCTTGCGGGGGAGCATCGGCGAAACCGAAAAACGGGCCACTTTTTCCTCGGCTTACGCCATTCTGGCCTTTTTGACCGTTCCCTTTTTGATTTTCATCGTTCCCCGCATAACCCCCTCCTTACACCCTTCCGATACCGTCATTGGGAAAGAACAGAAGTTTAATATGGGGCCGGTGGTGCGCTGGATATTTTTTTCTTCTCTGGCCGGTTTCACTCTTTTGTATTATTATCTCTACCGGTTGGGAGCCAAAATCAAGGTGGCGGAACTGAATAGGAAAGGAATGGCGTGA
- the ccsA gene encoding cytochrome c biogenesis protein CcsA, which yields MNVSLFGNLILGAALTFCVLSIVSYLYAWGRSKGTLVWGRRFYWASALFSVGALVYLFYLFVTKHYEITYVAEYSSSDLPFHYLFSSVWAGQQGSFLLWLGWSAVLGLFMLKRLGEYEERGMFFYLLVQLFLLFILVKRSPFALSAITPADGRGLNPLLQDYWMVIHPPVMFLGFAAMAVPFALAMAALTRREYRNWVTTAFPWVNFGRMVLGTSIIMGGFWAYKVLGWGGYWGWDPVENASLMPFLGGLALTHGFLIQKNKGSLPKTNFFLAITAFLLVVYGTFLTRSGILADFSVHSFVDLGINGFLVLFLFTFIIVGYGMLLWRTREIKGPVYSGPIVNQDFNVLLMILFISLSAFMVLLGTSSPLITRLFGQPSNVEISYYVKTHLPIGIAIALLIGLSPYLFWRSATPYEKLKKALWPAVIALLCTVLTFLAGFRESIYPLFHLLTFFALFSNIAIFFRSAASRPVNSGGHLSHVGVAMLLAGFIFSSVYSQEKRLNLALGEKGEAFGYTLTYKGTEGDLKQPENALIFAVEKNGRKTEARPRFFWAEYNQGYMRKPAIQKGIMYDLYIAPINHSRATEEQEEPGVLVFGDSETKEDAFGYKISFKGFGETKMDPDGGEISITAILEVAGYGAHGVRKPAVTIKNSGERVSPPVELSNGNTVQLIDARATPRQVVLKFSGPAVVPATAAQDVVSIEISKKPFIIFVWLGTILVTIGGIISVVRRGKELPGSKLPIDLTAKEKPELQKVLVSK from the coding sequence ATGAACGTTTCTCTTTTTGGCAATCTAATTTTGGGGGCGGCGTTGACGTTTTGCGTTCTGTCCATCGTCAGCTATCTATACGCATGGGGTCGTTCCAAGGGAACCTTGGTCTGGGGCCGCCGCTTCTATTGGGCCTCCGCCCTCTTTTCTGTCGGCGCGCTGGTTTACCTTTTCTATCTTTTTGTAACCAAGCATTACGAAATCACCTACGTCGCCGAATACTCCTCTTCCGATTTGCCTTTCCATTATCTGTTTTCCTCCGTCTGGGCCGGGCAGCAGGGTTCTTTCCTGCTTTGGCTCGGCTGGTCGGCCGTCTTGGGGTTATTTATGCTCAAGCGGCTTGGGGAATACGAGGAGCGGGGAATGTTTTTCTACCTGCTCGTCCAGCTCTTCTTGCTTTTTATCCTGGTCAAACGTTCCCCTTTTGCCCTTTCGGCAATTACACCTGCCGACGGTCGCGGCCTGAACCCCCTTTTGCAGGATTATTGGATGGTCATTCATCCGCCGGTGATGTTTTTGGGCTTTGCCGCAATGGCCGTTCCGTTTGCGCTGGCGATGGCCGCTTTGACTCGGCGGGAATACCGCAACTGGGTGACGACCGCTTTCCCTTGGGTCAACTTCGGCCGGATGGTTTTGGGCACCTCCATTATTATGGGCGGTTTCTGGGCCTATAAAGTTTTGGGCTGGGGCGGCTATTGGGGTTGGGATCCAGTCGAAAACGCCTCCTTGATGCCCTTCTTGGGCGGTCTGGCCTTGACCCACGGTTTTTTGATTCAGAAGAACAAGGGCTCATTGCCCAAAACCAACTTCTTTTTAGCCATAACGGCCTTTCTGCTGGTGGTATATGGCACGTTCCTTACCCGCTCCGGCATTCTGGCCGATTTTTCGGTTCATTCCTTCGTCGATTTGGGGATCAATGGCTTTCTGGTTCTCTTCCTTTTTACCTTCATCATAGTCGGGTACGGGATGCTTCTTTGGCGCACCCGCGAAATCAAAGGCCCCGTCTATTCCGGTCCGATTGTCAATCAGGACTTCAACGTGCTTTTGATGATTTTGTTCATTTCGCTTTCCGCCTTTATGGTGCTTTTGGGCACATCCTCCCCCTTGATAACCCGCCTTTTCGGCCAGCCCTCCAACGTGGAAATTTCCTACTATGTAAAAACGCATTTGCCGATAGGGATTGCCATCGCGCTTTTGATAGGTCTTTCCCCCTATCTTTTCTGGCGCTCCGCCACGCCGTATGAAAAGCTGAAAAAAGCCCTCTGGCCCGCCGTTATTGCTTTGCTTTGCACCGTTTTGACGTTCCTCGCCGGCTTCCGTGAAAGCATTTATCCCCTCTTTCACCTCCTGACCTTTTTTGCCCTCTTTTCCAACATTGCCATCTTTTTCCGTTCCGCCGCCTCCCGGCCGGTTAATTCTGGCGGCCATCTTTCCCACGTCGGCGTGGCAATGCTTTTGGCCGGTTTCATCTTCTCCTCCGTTTATTCGCAGGAAAAGCGCTTGAATTTGGCCTTGGGGGAAAAAGGGGAGGCCTTCGGCTACACGCTGACCTATAAAGGAACGGAAGGGGATTTGAAGCAACCCGAAAACGCCCTCATCTTCGCGGTCGAGAAGAACGGAAGAAAGACCGAAGCCCGTCCCCGCTTTTTCTGGGCGGAATACAATCAGGGGTATATGCGCAAGCCCGCCATCCAGAAGGGGATTATGTACGACCTTTACATCGCCCCCATCAACCACTCCCGCGCAACCGAAGAGCAGGAGGAGCCCGGCGTTTTGGTTTTCGGTGACAGCGAAACGAAAGAGGATGCCTTCGGTTACAAAATCAGTTTCAAGGGATTTGGCGAAACCAAGATGGACCCGGATGGCGGCGAGATTTCCATCACCGCCATTTTGGAAGTGGCCGGTTACGGCGCGCACGGCGTGCGCAAGCCTGCGGTGACGATTAAAAACTCCGGCGAGCGGGTCTCGCCTCCGGTCGAGCTTTCCAACGGCAATACGGTGCAGTTGATTGACGCCCGCGCCACCCCCCGTCAGGTGGTTTTGAAGTTTTCAGGCCCGGCCGTGGTACCCGCCACTGCTGCGCAGGACGTGGTCTCCATCGAGATATCCAAAAAGCCCTTCATCATCTTCGT